One part of the Saprospiraceae bacterium genome encodes these proteins:
- a CDS encoding alpha/beta fold hydrolase translates to MQTIILLHGALGSKEQMSPLANLLSIHFNVHILEFSGHGKSEDSENEFKIPQMAQELNDYIQFQQIDKPFIFGYSMGGYVALYHAFLFPDKTEKIITLATKFDWNLESATKEANQLNPDIMQTQIPAFVELLEIRHGSKWSNVVQKTARMMIELADSNLLNPNTLSTIKTTSLICLGDKDKMVTFIESEQTASALQNATLKILKDTPHPFERVKLDNLAFEIIEFCNS, encoded by the coding sequence GGAGCCTTAGGTTCTAAAGAACAAATGAGTCCGCTTGCAAATTTACTATCCATTCATTTCAACGTACACATTTTAGAATTTTCCGGACACGGCAAAAGTGAAGACTCAGAAAATGAATTTAAAATTCCTCAAATGGCTCAGGAATTAAATGATTATATTCAATTCCAGCAAATCGATAAACCATTTATATTTGGATATAGTATGGGCGGCTATGTCGCACTATATCATGCCTTTCTGTTTCCAGACAAAACAGAAAAGATCATTACCCTAGCAACAAAATTTGACTGGAATTTAGAATCCGCTACCAAAGAAGCTAATCAATTAAATCCTGACATCATGCAAACTCAAATACCTGCATTTGTTGAGCTTCTTGAAATCAGACATGGCAGCAAATGGTCAAATGTTGTACAAAAAACAGCTCGTATGATGATCGAATTAGCGGATTCTAATCTACTAAATCCAAATACATTGTCTACCATAAAAACAACAAGCTTAATTTGCCTCGGAGATAAAGATAAAATGGTAACATTCATAGAATCCGAACAAACCGCAAGCGCACTCCAAAATGCAACTCTTAAAATATTAAAGGATACGCCACATCCATTTGAAAGAGTTAAACTCGATAACCTGGCT